Genomic window (Bacillus pumilus):
ATTAAAGAGATCCTAAATGTGCAATCACTCGTTTGATCTATCTATAAACATCAGAAAATTATGATAAAATGTGGAAAGAAAGAATGGAGAAAGGGAGTGCGAGTGAGTGAAAGCTGTTGGACTATTGGAGTACTTACCGATTGAGCATGAGCAAAGCCTGATGGATCAGGAAGTAGAAAAGCCTAAAGCAACGGGCAGGGATGTACTGGTGAAGGTAGAGGCTGTGTCAGTGAATCCAGTTGATACAAAGGTGAGGTCACCGAAGGATCAGAAAGAAGAAAAGCTGAAAATTCTTGGCTACGATGCAAGCGGCACGGTTGTTGAAGTCGGCGAATCTTGTACATTGTTTCAGCCTGGTGACCACGTGTACTATGCGGGAGATATCACGCGTCAAGGCTCTAATAGTGAGTATCAGCTTGTGGATGAACGGATTGTGGCGAAAAAGCCTGCCAATCTCTCCTTTGCAGAAGCTGCGGCGATGCCGCTTACGACCATTACGGCATATGAAGCGCTATTTGACCGGATGCATATGAAGAGAAATGCAGAAGGGGCAACACTGCTGATCATCGGTGGTGCAGGCGGAGTAGGTTCTATCGCCATTCAACTAGCCAAATTAGCGAATGCCACTGTGATCGCCACTGCATCAAGACCTGAAACAAAAAAGTGGTGTCTGTCATTAGGTGCTGATCATATCATTGACCATCATCAGCCGCTTCTCGCGCAACTCACTGAAAAAGGAATAGGTGAAGTGGATTTTATTTTATGCTTGAATGATACAGACGGACATTTCAAAGGCATGGCAGAAGCCATAAAACCCCAAGGCACGATCTGTACGATTGTTGAGAATCAGCACAACCTAGACATCCAATTACTCAAAAATAAAAGTGCTGCATTTGTATGGGAGTTCATGTTCACACGACCTATGTACAAAACAGCGGACATGATCAAACAGCATGAGCTTTTGACAGAGGCGGCTGAGTTATTTGAACAGGGAACATTAACGCATACCTTAACAAAGGTGCTCAGTCCGATCAATGCTGCTCATTTGAAGCAGGCACATCAAACACTTGAGCAAGGAAAGATGATTGGCAAATTTGTGCTAGAAGGATTTGAGAAAGGGGAGAGCGTATGACGTCCTTACAATATCCGATTGGCTTATATGAACCGGTTGAAAATAAAACAAAGGAACAGCTTGAGGCATGGATTGATCAGTTGGCCGCAATTCCACAACAATATGAAGCGGTCACCAATCATTTGACAGATGTTCAGCTGGATACACCTTATCGGCCGGGGGATGGACTGTCCGTCAGCTCATTCACCACGTTGCAGACAGTCACCTGAATGCTTATCTGCGATTCAAACTGGCGCTCACAGAAGAAACACCGGACATACGTCCATATGATCAGCAGGGATTCGCCGAGCTTCCAGACAGCAAGGCGCCCATCAGTGTATCACTGCCCTTGATCAGCAGTCTGCATCACAGATGGGTCACGTTACTTCGAGGGATGTCAGAGGAAGATTTCAACGCAACTTATTATCATCCAGCCGATCAACAAACCGTTTCCTTATATGATGCAACAGGCATGTATGTCTGGCATTCAAAGCATCATCTTGCTCATATCACGGAATTAATCAAAAGAAATCAGTGGAATTAAAGAAGTAAACACATGTCTGGTAGAAGAATTGTCGGCGCTATGTTCATCTGTATGGCGGCATTGTTTTATTTAGCGAAATATGTGCTTTTTGAGATCCGTTATAGTAACAGCTTAGGCTCAGAAAGAACGATAGAGGAACTTGAACAGCTGCTGCCTGGTGGTACGTGGATTAGTATCCTTTTTCTCATCATCGGTCTAGCTTATCTTTTATGGGATGACAGGGAAGTTCTTCAAAAAACGTTCATCCTCTCAGATAAACAAGTAGAAGAAGACATAAAAAAGACGGACCTCAAGTGACCGTCTTTTTTCCTATTCATGTTTAGCCGCGTTCAGGACGCAGTGCTTTTTCCAAAATGGCTAGGCCTTCGTTGACTTTTTCTTTTTCCTCGTCATTGAGCCGTTGCAGGGAATTTTTGATTTTTTCGTGTCCTTTTTGATAAATGCTTCTGAAAATATTCTTCGCTTCCTCTGTCAGTTCTACGACAATCATTCTCCGGTCACGCTCAGAGTGTTTCCGTTCAACAAAGTTAGACTGTTCTAAACGGTCAAGCAGACCTGTCATATTGGACAAAGAAGCGCCCATTTTTTCAGCAATTTCGGATACCTTGAGAGAGCCATGGTTATTGAGCAGCATGAGCACCTTCATTTGAGGCATACTCATATCGAGCTTCATCCATTCTGAAACATCTCCAAGACCTGCAGCTGTGAGGACTTTCATATAAAGCACCCATGTCTTTTTTTCCTCCGGAGATAGAATCTCTTCTTTTAATACGGTGGTGTCATGAATATTATATTCCACGCTTGTTCACTTCCTTTAAGCGGCTCTTTTCTCTATATTACTGATTTTCACTTCTAATTGAAAGGTTCGTCAAGCTTTTGAATGTTAAACTGCATGAATCAAGTGGTATTTGTTGTATAATAATGTTCAGTCGAAATAAATGAAGCAACTTAGAAAGTTGGGAAAAACATGTGGAACAAAAAAACGGGTATGACGATTTTAAAAATGCTTTTTCCGATCGTCATTATCCTTGTCTTAATTTTTGTCGCCAAGCAAGAGCTGAGCGGCCTTTCCATTAAAAAAACCTTTTATATTATTGACAGCTTGAATCGAATGGACTTGTTTATTCTTGTCTTTCTTGGACTTGTCGCAGTGTTATCAATGTCCTTATATGATTTTATTTTAAGAAGAAGTCTTGATATGCCCATTAGCGGCTGGAAAACGATTCGCATTTCTTGGATTGCGAACTCCTTTAACAGTGTCCTTGGATTCGGCGGTCTATCAGGAGCAGGGCTAAGAACGCTTCTATATAAGGAGTACATAACTGATACAAAAAAACTGTTGAAAGGCATCGCCCTTTTGACTTCCTCGGTTCTTTTAGGGTTATCTATTTTCAGTGATCTGATCTTGGTGAGGGTTCTTCCTGTAGAAAGTATTATTAGCCAAGAGCCGTGGCTATGGGCCTTTGTGATTATCTTTGCCTGTATTGTGCCCATTTATATCATTATGGCATCCATTCGAAAAAGCTCGATTGAGAGCGGTGAAAGTGGTCTGAAGCATCCGATTTACGCTTATATCGGTGCATCGTTTTTAGAATGGCTGGCAGCTGGTCTTGTCATGTACATGGCTGTCGTCTCTATGGGGATGAATGTCGATGTCCGGATTGTATTAGGGGTATTTGCGATTGCATCAATCGGCGGTTTAATCAGTATGGTTCCAGGCGGATTTGGTTCATTTGATCTCATCTTCTTACTGAGCATGCAGTACATTGGGTTTGATAAAGAGATGGTACTGACGGCGCTCGTTTTGTACCGCTTCGTTTACTCGATTTTCCCGTTTATTCTCGGGCTTTGCTTAGCCGCTTACGACTTAACGGGAACGACGCTTAGACGTCTTGAAGGCAATCCGAGAATGGCACCTGCCGTAGAAACAACGAACGTCTTAATTGTGTTGCACCGTGCTCTATTAATCCGTCTATTGTACGGATCTTTATCGATCTTAACCTTTGGAAGCGGGTTGCTCATTATGGCGTCTGTTGTGCTTCCTGTCGATCGATTAGGCGTGATTACGAGCATTCCGCGTTTTCTATTATCAGGATTTAATGGTCTTTCTTTAATGTTCGGCATTATCTTGATGGTTTTGTCCATTGAAGTGTATAAACGAACGAAAAGATCGTACGTATTGACGATGATCGCCCTTGCAGGCGGATTTGTGTTTACTTTGTTAAAAGGGTTTAACCTGAGTCTCATCTTTATTCTGCCAGTCATCATGGCAGTGTTTGTCTCTCTTCGAAATCAATTTGTGAAGCAGCAGGCACCTTATTCCTTGTATCAGTTTGTAGCGGCTGCTGCTGGATATTTACTCGTTTTGTTCAACTATAATGTCATTGGCAATTTTATTTGGACGAAAATCGGGCATTTCTTGAGTAAGGATTACTTGGTGCATAATGAACGGCATATTACGATGACGAGCATGATTGCTCTCATTGGTGTACCACTTTTCTTTTTCATTAGTAAATTGATTTTTAATAAAAAAGCATTTCCTATTGGAGAAGAAGCAGATGAGGAAAAATTAAAAACGTTTTTAGAAGAAAAGGGTGGAAATGCCCTCAGTCATCTTGGCTTTTTAGGCGACAAAAAACTATTCTTCTCAAGTGATGGAGAGGCGATGCTTCAGTTTGGACGAATCGGCCGCTGCGTCATTGTGCTTGGAGATCCAACTGGACGTAAATCGTCCTTTCCGCTTGTACTTGAGGAATTTTTACAGCAGACAGAAAAAGCAGGGTATCGCGTCGCTTTTTATCAAGTGGAACGGGAAGGGATGGCGCTCTATCATGACTTAGGGTTTCACTTCTTTAAGCTTGGAGAAGAAGCTATGGTCGATTTAGAAACGTTTTCTCTCTCTGGTAAGAAAAAATCAAATTTACGAGCTGTTGCCAATAAGTTTGAACGAGAAGGCTATACGTTTGAAATGCTGGAACCACCTTATTCAGATGAGCTGATCGCAACCTTAAAACAAATCTCTGACAGCTGGCTCGGAAAGAAAAAAGAAAAAGGGTTTTCGCTCGGCTACTTTCAAGAAGACTATCTTCAAAAAGCACCGATTGCAATTCTGAAGGATGAACAAGGGGTGATGATTTCTTTTGTGTCGTTAATGCCGATGTATCAAGAAGGGGAGATTTCCATCGACTTAATGCGTCATATGCATGATGCCCCGAACGGGATGATGGATGCGCTGTTTATCCACCTATTTCAATGGGCGAAAGAAAAAGGCTATAAATCCTTTAACATGGGAATGGCCCCTTTATCAAATGTAGGAACATTTCATCAGTCCTTTCTCACGGAGCGTTTGGCCAGTGTTATTTTCAACAACGTCAGATATATGTACAGCTTCAGCGGGTTACGGTCGTTTAAGCAGAAATATAAACCTGAATGGCATGGTAAATATTTAGCGTATAAAAAAAATACGTCACTGCCTGTCACAATGGTGCTTGTCACCAAGCTGATTGGGATGGACCCGAATCGCAGCAGGCGTCCATAGATCCAAAACCTTTACCTTTCACTAGGTGAAGGTTTTTTTAGACAAAAGAACAGCAAAAGTGGTAAAGTTGAAAGGTAAGGGGGATGTAAATATGACATTAAATGAATGGTTTACAAAGGGATTAGCTGAACGTACATACGTACACAACATGGAGAAAAACCGGGAAAATCTACTCACTGTGTACAACCAGTACGCAATTCATCAAAAAGAAAAAGAGCTGTTTCATAAGCTGCAAAAGAAAAAGCTTAGAGCGCTTGTCATCACTGCGGATTGGTGCGGAGATGCAATGGTCAATGTACCGATTTTCATGCGGATCGCAAGCGAAGCACTCATCGATGCGCGCTATTTCATTCGGGACGAGCATCTAGACCTGATGGATCAGTATTTAACGAACGGGACCGCAAGATCGATTCCGATTATTGTCTTTATTGATCAGGACGGGAATGAAGTGGGGAAATGGGGACCACGCTCAACAGAAGCACAGCGCTTTGTTGATGAGAAAAAACCAGACAAAGATGCACCTGATTTTGAAGAAGCTTTCCAAGTATTTGCGAAAGAAGCCGCACATCACTATACGACAGATCGGTACTTATGGAAAGATATTGAGAAAGAAATAGTAGAAGTTTTGGCAAAAATATAAACCAAAAGACTACTTCGCCGCAACGGGAAGTAGTCTTTTTTTATCTTGTTTTTGCGTGTCACCTACAAAACGCCGCATAAAGATGTAGAAAAACCGCAGAATTCTATCAAATACCGCAGAAAACCGCAAAGCATCTCGATTTTCCCAACCACTTTTAGTTGAAAAACCTCATATATGCCATGAAAACCTCAATTTTGCCCTTATCTAAAGGCTCATATAACGCACGTTGGTTTGCTTTTTCCCAATACAAGAGGCCCAGCAACTATAGTAATCTAGTTGTAATCTCCTTTGAACGAACTAAAAAACAAATGACGGAAAAGGGCTGGCGATCAATCTATGAAAAAAATCATTTATCTCGATCAAGAAAAGAAGAAGCTCGCTGAATCGAAAAAAAGAGAACAGCGTTCCATCAAATCACTTAGGCTGCTTGTGTTTTATGACGGGCAAAGTCCTTCGTGTGCAAAAGCAATTGACTTGTTAAAATCTCTTGATTGGAAGAACCGTATTCACTTTGAATGCTTTAGGCATTCGCAGCTGCTCAGACTGAATAAAATGAGTGAAGAGAAAGCAGAAAAACGAATCGTGTCTATTTCTTTAGCCAAAAATCAAAAAAATTCAGGGATCTATACTTGGCTGAAAATTGCCTGCAACATCCCTGCACTATGGGGAACGATCCCATTCATCGTGCTCAGCATTTGGTTAGGCTTTGGGCAGCATGCGTACGATTATTTTGCGAGAAAACGGTACATTCATTCTGTCGAAAAAGTCACCCGTCCTGATACAGATCAACAGAAGACCATATAATGAAGAGAAAAAGCATGACCTTCGATCGGCCGAAGGTCATGCTTTTTTGTAATAGGGGACGTAAGACGCTAAGTGATCAAGCAGCGTTTTCGTATAAGACATATAGGCACGTTCGTCAAGCTCAGAAGCCGCATAGGAAAGCAAGGTTCTCAGAGCAAACAAGTACTCACTGTGCAGCTCATTGTGCTTAAAGTAAGGAAGGGCTGCTTCGATCAAATAGGTTTTCAAATCAAGAGGGTTTTCCTCAATCATCAATTTATAGATTTTGATCAAATATAAACAGTTTGGCTGAATACGAGGCTGTTTTAATAGCTCATGTATGTAGGGAAGTGCTTTTTTGCGGTCATATTCAGCATATAATGTAGCAATCTCATAAAGTGTTTCACAGTAACGTTCTTCTATTTGTTCTTGATTAAAGTAATTGAGTGAATCTAGTAAATAAGGTACAGCTGAAGAGAAATCACCTTCCCGTTTTAAGAGCACCCCATAATAAAAATAAGCCGTCATTTTAATATAGGCATCAGGATATAGGGAAGTGTGCAAAATCACCTCTTTTAAATATTTTTTCGCTGTTTGAAAGGCTTTTAGTTCCAGTGAAATCACACCATGAATGAGTGTACAATGAATAATCCGCTTGAAATTGTTCTTTTGTCTATATAAATCCATCGCTTGATGTGTCGCTTCAAGTGCATCACCAAGATGTCCCATGTTTCCAAGTGCTTTTGCATAGTGATAATATAGGTCGCTTTGTTCAATGGAAGCGTAAGAGAAGCAGCTTTCAAGCTTTTTTAAGCCTTCTTCAAGCTGACCATTTTTAATGATATGAATGCCATCTAGATATTCAAAAATTTCTTTTTCCGTTTCAATAAAGGTTTTTTCAAATTTTTTAAGCACGCGGTGTGTTTTTAAAGCGAGTGGCTGCTTGTCTGTTAATAAATAAAATTGAAATAAGGACAAATGATACTGAATGCCTAAATCAAGCGAAAAGAACTGTTCCTCGTGCTGAATGATCATTTCTGCATTTTGTTCTGCTTGATCGAGTGCATAGAAATACATATTCATTTGAAACTCATCCAAAAGTGACAGCAAGTGACGGGCCTTCTGTGAGAGCGTTTCTTGGCTGATGCCCAGCCGTTCAAGCAGTAAATTGATCGTATCTTGATTGGCCTCCTTTGAGCCATTTTCGATTTTACTTAAATGAGAGACAGAACAAACTCCTTCTGCCAATTCAGATTGAGTCATATTTTGTTTATAACGGTAGAGCTTGATGATTTGCCCGATATTGATTTTCATTCCATCCAGAAGCCTCCCTTCCAATCATGGGTTGAAAGCCTTTTGACAAAAGAACCGAATCAGACAAAATGGGAATACCTGATATCATTTCATCATCTTGGTTTTTTTCTCAAAATTTGTTTAAAACGTAATATGATTGTAACATTACTTGAAAAACTCAAACAACTTTTTAGCAGACCGGAAGGGTAACACCATTTGCAACTGCTCGAAATGATGTTTATAATGTGAATGAGAATCAATTTCAATTAAAATTGATTGAAAGGATGACATATATGCCAGAAATCAAACAACAAACAGAAGCGTTAACAGTTCGAGACGCTGTCAGATATAGACGATCCATTCGAAAATTCAAAGAAACACCGGTGACCGTTGAGCAGCTTCAGCCGTTATTAGAGGATGCGGTCTATGCACCGAATCATAAAATCACGGAGCCATGGCGCTTTCTATATGCGGTGACGGATGAAGCGAAAGCGGTATTTGTTGAGCGGTTCATTGCTTTCTTTAAGCGCAACAACCCAGACGCAAAAGAAGAAAAGATCAATCAGTACAGAGATTATTTTTCTAAAGTACCAGCACTTTTACTTGTTGTTCTAAAAGAAGACGAAAATCCAGTTGTGAGAAATGATGATTTTGCCGCTGTGAGCACGCTTATTCAAAACTTCCAGCTGCTTGCTTGGGATCAAGGGATCGGTATGGTCTGGAAGAGTGGCCGCATCTTATACGACAAAGGCTTTCAACAGGACATGGGCTTAAAGGAAAATGAGCGATTTGCTGCAATCCTTCACATTGGTTATCCAGAAGAGGTACCTGAGGAAAAATCACGTCAGAAAGCATCAAGTCTTTTAACTGAAATTAAATAAAGAAAAGCAGACCGCTAGAGGGTCTGCTTTTTTACTTATTGTTTTTTGGCGCGCTGGTCGGCTGCTTTCATACGTGCCATTGCTTTTACGTCATTCGGATCTGCAAGTTCTTTGGAAAATTCAACATATTCGCCATCCGACTCTTGTGCTGCAAGCTCGTGGTTGGTTTTTTGGTGTTGGTCTTTTTTCAAAGCTTTTCCCTCCTTTACAAGATCACCTTAGTTATGTGCTTGTTGGAGTGGAATATCCATCTTATTTGTTTCTTTTTTCTGCTGCTCTTTCCGCTTTTTTGAATTCCTGCTGATACAGGACTTCCTGGGTTTTTTTCAGCTTTGAAGTTGGCTGGTGTTCTTTTTTCTTCATCAAAATCGCCCCCTCATCTCATTTCTAATAGGATGGGTGTTTTTGACAAAAATTATTCCTCTGAATGCAAAATCGCTTCTTTTAATTCAGGATACAAAAAGTCATAAGAAGAAAGCAAAGCCTTCTTCGGAAGCGCACGCTGTCCTTCTAAAACAAGTAATGACATTTCGCCAAGTGCCGTTTGAATGACAAAGGATGGAACCTTCAGCCAGTGGGGGCGGTGAAGGGCAGACGCAATCGTTTGTCCGAGCTGCTTCATTTGAACAGGATTCGGTGATGTGACATTGAGTGGACCTGAGATGTTGTCATTGTGTATGGCATAAGCAATAAGATGTGCTACATCTTCGACATGAACCCATGAAACCCATTGCGAGCCGGGGCCAATCGTTCCACCGGCAAACAGTTTATATGGTAGTGTCATCAGTGGCAGTGTCCCTTTTTCTCCTAATACGACGCCGAAGCGTGTGTAGACGGTACGAATGCCGAGTGTTTCAATCTTTTGCCCCTCAGCTTCCCAAAGTTTAGATGTATGACTTAAGAAATCAGTATCCGCAGGAGGTGATTCCTCCGTAAAATCTCCTGTTTGAGACGTGCCATAAATTCCGACAGCACTTGCTTGAATGAGCACAGATGGTTTCGATTCCTGCGCTTCTATAATGCGCCTTACTTCTTGTGTGGATTGAATGCGGCTGGAGAGGATGCCTTCTTTTGCCTTGTCTGTCCAGCGTGTGAAAATGGATTTTCCAGCAAGGTTAATCCAGACATCAATCGCAGGCAATTCATGCTCGGGCGCAGCACCTTCTGTCAGCCACTGCACATAGTGTAAATGATTTTGTTCGGATTCCTTTGGATTTCTTGTTAAAATATATAGATGATGTCCTTCAGCAGCGAGCACTTTAGTGACGTGCTGGCCGATAAAACCGGTTCCTCCGGTGATGGCGATATTCAATTGACATCTCTCCTCTCATATACATACTTATATCTTTCACGATTTTGAATCAGAAGAAACATCCTGACTGTTTAAAAAAAGGGGTGATCACAGGATGCCTTATATTACAAAAATCTCCGCTCAGAAAAAAAATACGGAGCGAGTGAACATTTTTCTTGATGAAAAGTACGCCTTTAGCGTTGATCTAGATGTGCTCGTTCAGCACGATTTGAAAAAAGGGAAAGAGCTGGACGAAGCAGATATCATTGAAATTCAATTCGGTGATGCTGTGAAAAAAGGATTTCACCAGGCTGTCGATTATTTATCCTACCGGATGAGATCAGTAAAAGAAGTGGCTGATTATTTGACGAAAAAAGAAATTCCAGCACCTGCTATTAGTGAAATTATACACAAATTAAAGGATTACAAGTATGTAAACGATCTTGAATTTGCGGAAGCCTATGTAAGCACCCATCGTAAAACGAATAGTAAAGGGCCGTCCGTCCTCAAAAAAGAGCTAAAGCTTAAAGGGATAGACGATGACACCATTGAACAAGCCCTATCGCAATACCCTGATGATTTACAGCTGGAGGAAGCTGTGAAGCAGGTCCAGAAGCTTGTGAGAAAAGAAAAAAATCGTTCCGCAAAAGAGATCGAGCAGCGCATCAAGCTGCAGCTACAACGAAAGGGATTTTCGTTTGAGATGATTGATAAAGCCCTTCAAGAAGCCTATGATGGACAAGAAGAGGAAAAGGAAGAAGAAGCCCTCCTCTATATGATGGAGAAGGCAAAACGCAAGGTAGGATATGACGGCTCATTTGAAAAGAAGATGAAAGTGAAGCAATTTTTATTCAGAAAAGGCTTTGATCTTGACGCAATTGATCACGTTTTAGACAAAGGGGAATGACAGATGGACAAACGTTATAGTGAAATGACGGAATACGAATTGAAGCAGGAGATTGCCTCTCTTTCTGAAAAAGCACGAAAGGCTGAGCAGCTTGGCATTGTGAATGAATATGCCGTTTTAGAACGGAAGATCGATATGGCCAAAGCCTACTTATTAGATCCAGCACTCATTCAAACCAAAACGACCTATCAAATCAAAGATACAGACGAAGAGTTTTACGTGGAATATTTAAATGGCGTATTTGCGTGGGGATACAGAGTATCAGCTCCAAATAAGGAAGATGCACTGCCGATTTCAATGCTTACGAAAAAGGACTGATCTCTAGGATCAGTCCTTTTCTTTACTTCGAACGCTGTTTACGGACGTTGTTCTGAAGTACGATGTCGTGCTGCGTTTGCTGCGTTTCTCCGTTGACCTGAGAGGCAGAATGCTTTGCATTCGCCCATGGTTGAGGGTAAGCAGTTGTCCTTAATTGAACAAAGTCTTCCATATACGATTTCCCATTTGAACTCATATCTCAAGCACTCCCTTTGGAAAAATTAGCGTTTCCCTGATGCCCTCATTCGTTCCTGTGGACGTGTATTCGTCTCACCATTCGGCCTTTTAGACACAAAAGCATCTGTGGCGCCTGGCTCGCCTTCAAACTTGTGATTCACTTGATTTGGAAAGCCTTTTGCTTTATTACGCATATCGATTCCCTCCAAAC
Coding sequences:
- a CDS encoding nitroreductase family protein, with translation MPEIKQQTEALTVRDAVRYRRSIRKFKETPVTVEQLQPLLEDAVYAPNHKITEPWRFLYAVTDEAKAVFVERFIAFFKRNNPDAKEEKINQYRDYFSKVPALLLVVLKEDENPVVRNDDFAAVSTLIQNFQLLAWDQGIGMVWKSGRILYDKGFQQDMGLKENERFAAILHIGYPEEVPEEKSRQKASSLLTEIK
- a CDS encoding helix-turn-helix domain-containing protein, with product MKINIGQIIKLYRYKQNMTQSELAEGVCSVSHLSKIENGSKEANQDTINLLLERLGISQETLSQKARHLLSLLDEFQMNMYFYALDQAEQNAEMIIQHEEQFFSLDLGIQYHLSLFQFYLLTDKQPLALKTHRVLKKFEKTFIETEKEIFEYLDGIHIIKNGQLEEGLKKLESCFSYASIEQSDLYYHYAKALGNMGHLGDALEATHQAMDLYRQKNNFKRIIHCTLIHGVISLELKAFQTAKKYLKEVILHTSLYPDAYIKMTAYFYYGVLLKREGDFSSAVPYLLDSLNYFNQEQIEERYCETLYEIATLYAEYDRKKALPYIHELLKQPRIQPNCLYLIKIYKLMIEENPLDLKTYLIEAALPYFKHNELHSEYLFALRTLLSYAASELDERAYMSYTKTLLDHLASYVPYYKKA
- a CDS encoding YpzG family protein; the encoded protein is MSSNGKSYMEDFVQLRTTAYPQPWANAKHSASQVNGETQQTQHDIVLQNNVRKQRSK
- the mprF gene encoding bifunctional lysylphosphatidylglycerol flippase/synthetase MprF; the protein is MWNKKTGMTILKMLFPIVIILVLIFVAKQELSGLSIKKTFYIIDSLNRMDLFILVFLGLVAVLSMSLYDFILRRSLDMPISGWKTIRISWIANSFNSVLGFGGLSGAGLRTLLYKEYITDTKKLLKGIALLTSSVLLGLSIFSDLILVRVLPVESIISQEPWLWAFVIIFACIVPIYIIMASIRKSSIESGESGLKHPIYAYIGASFLEWLAAGLVMYMAVVSMGMNVDVRIVLGVFAIASIGGLISMVPGGFGSFDLIFLLSMQYIGFDKEMVLTALVLYRFVYSIFPFILGLCLAAYDLTGTTLRRLEGNPRMAPAVETTNVLIVLHRALLIRLLYGSLSILTFGSGLLIMASVVLPVDRLGVITSIPRFLLSGFNGLSLMFGIILMVLSIEVYKRTKRSYVLTMIALAGGFVFTLLKGFNLSLIFILPVIMAVFVSLRNQFVKQQAPYSLYQFVAAAAGYLLVLFNYNVIGNFIWTKIGHFLSKDYLVHNERHITMTSMIALIGVPLFFFISKLIFNKKAFPIGEEADEEKLKTFLEEKGGNALSHLGFLGDKKLFFSSDGEAMLQFGRIGRCVIVLGDPTGRKSSFPLVLEEFLQQTEKAGYRVAFYQVEREGMALYHDLGFHFFKLGEEAMVDLETFSLSGKKKSNLRAVANKFEREGYTFEMLEPPYSDELIATLKQISDSWLGKKKEKGFSLGYFQEDYLQKAPIAILKDEQGVMISFVSLMPMYQEGEISIDLMRHMHDAPNGMMDALFIHLFQWAKEKGYKSFNMGMAPLSNVGTFHQSFLTERLASVIFNNVRYMYSFSGLRSFKQKYKPEWHGKYLAYKKNTSLPVTMVLVTKLIGMDPNRSRRP
- a CDS encoding MarR family transcriptional regulator, which encodes MEYNIHDTTVLKEEILSPEEKKTWVLYMKVLTAAGLGDVSEWMKLDMSMPQMKVLMLLNNHGSLKVSEIAEKMGASLSNMTGLLDRLEQSNFVERKHSERDRRMIVVELTEEAKNIFRSIYQKGHEKIKNSLQRLNDEEKEKVNEGLAILEKALRPERG
- a CDS encoding small, acid-soluble spore protein K — protein: MRNKAKGFPNQVNHKFEGEPGATDAFVSKRPNGETNTRPQERMRASGKR
- a CDS encoding zinc-binding alcohol dehydrogenase family protein → MKAVGLLEYLPIEHEQSLMDQEVEKPKATGRDVLVKVEAVSVNPVDTKVRSPKDQKEEKLKILGYDASGTVVEVGESCTLFQPGDHVYYAGDITRQGSNSEYQLVDERIVAKKPANLSFAEAAAMPLTTITAYEALFDRMHMKRNAEGATLLIIGGAGGVGSIAIQLAKLANATVIATASRPETKKWCLSLGADHIIDHHQPLLAQLTEKGIGEVDFILCLNDTDGHFKGMAEAIKPQGTICTIVENQHNLDIQLLKNKSAAFVWEFMFTRPMYKTADMIKQHELLTEAAELFEQGTLTHTLTKVLSPINAAHLKQAHQTLEQGKMIGKFVLEGFEKGESV
- the recX gene encoding recombination regulator RecX produces the protein MPYITKISAQKKNTERVNIFLDEKYAFSVDLDVLVQHDLKKGKELDEADIIEIQFGDAVKKGFHQAVDYLSYRMRSVKEVADYLTKKEIPAPAISEIIHKLKDYKYVNDLEFAEAYVSTHRKTNSKGPSVLKKELKLKGIDDDTIEQALSQYPDDLQLEEAVKQVQKLVRKEKNRSAKEIEQRIKLQLQRKGFSFEMIDKALQEAYDGQEEEKEEEALLYMMEKAKRKVGYDGSFEKKMKVKQFLFRKGFDLDAIDHVLDKGE
- a CDS encoding TIGR01777 family oxidoreductase, with protein sequence MNIAITGGTGFIGQHVTKVLAAEGHHLYILTRNPKESEQNHLHYVQWLTEGAAPEHELPAIDVWINLAGKSIFTRWTDKAKEGILSSRIQSTQEVRRIIEAQESKPSVLIQASAVGIYGTSQTGDFTEESPPADTDFLSHTSKLWEAEGQKIETLGIRTVYTRFGVVLGEKGTLPLMTLPYKLFAGGTIGPGSQWVSWVHVEDVAHLIAYAIHNDNISGPLNVTSPNPVQMKQLGQTIASALHRPHWLKVPSFVIQTALGEMSLLVLEGQRALPKKALLSSYDFLYPELKEAILHSEE
- a CDS encoding YfhD family protein, with amino-acid sequence MKKDQHQKTNHELAAQESDGEYVEFSKELADPNDVKAMARMKAADQRAKKQ
- a CDS encoding YfhE family protein; this translates as MKKKEHQPTSKLKKTQEVLYQQEFKKAERAAEKRNK
- a CDS encoding YfhH family protein, giving the protein MDKRYSEMTEYELKQEIASLSEKARKAEQLGIVNEYAVLERKIDMAKAYLLDPALIQTKTTYQIKDTDEEFYVEYLNGVFAWGYRVSAPNKEDALPISMLTKKD
- a CDS encoding DCC1-like thiol-disulfide oxidoreductase family protein, whose protein sequence is MKKIIYLDQEKKKLAESKKREQRSIKSLRLLVFYDGQSPSCAKAIDLLKSLDWKNRIHFECFRHSQLLRLNKMSEEKAEKRIVSISLAKNQKNSGIYTWLKIACNIPALWGTIPFIVLSIWLGFGQHAYDYFARKRYIHSVEKVTRPDTDQQKTI
- a CDS encoding thioredoxin family protein; its protein translation is MTLNEWFTKGLAERTYVHNMEKNRENLLTVYNQYAIHQKEKELFHKLQKKKLRALVITADWCGDAMVNVPIFMRIASEALIDARYFIRDEHLDLMDQYLTNGTARSIPIIVFIDQDGNEVGKWGPRSTEAQRFVDEKKPDKDAPDFEEAFQVFAKEAAHHYTTDRYLWKDIEKEIVEVLAKI